From a region of the Lactuca sativa cultivar Salinas chromosome 4, Lsat_Salinas_v11, whole genome shotgun sequence genome:
- the LOC111915859 gene encoding probable WRKY transcription factor 57 produces the protein MDDKDKVDQISGGFSSDPTWTFQGDYSFFGSDVRENSVLSEFGWSFQPPPAAFDRIDSDVSLPEVGVGGVVGSDQVQTGSVDDQAAGDVSMSTPMVSSSSSEDRAETSTASGGAASGGKPPSSERASKVKKKGPKKIRQPRFAFMTKSEIDHLEDGYRWRKYGQKAVKNSPYPRSYYRCTNSKCTVKKRVERSSDDPTIVITTYEGQHCHHTVGFPRGLMTHHETAYARQLAPTSSALQPLNYSRPHFPNLVDVVRASQSRPQLLLSNESKDHNIPHKLPQSSSQDSHVDQGLLGDIVPPRMRNQ, from the exons ATGGATGATAAGGATAAGGTTGATCAAATCTCCGGCGGATTCTCCTCCGATCCTACGTGGACGTTCCAAGGCGATTACAGCTTTTTCGGGAGTGATGTTAGAGAAAATAGTGTACTGAGTGAGTTTGGATGGAGCTTTCAGCCACCGCCAGCGGCGTTTGATCGGATCGATTCAGACGTGTCGTTGCCGGAGGTAGGTGTAGGAGGCGTTGTTGGTAGTGATCAAGTGCAGACTGGATCTGTGGATGATCAGGCTGCAGGGGATGTATCGATGTCGACTCCGATGGTTTCGTCGAGTTCGTCGGAGGATCGAGCTGAGACTTCCACGGCTTCAGGTGGCGCCGCCTCCGGTGGTAAACCTCCATCGTCAGAGAGAGC GAGTAAGGTTAAAAAGAAGGGACCCAAAAAAATCCGTCAGCCACGTTTTGCATTCATGACCAAGAGTGAAATTGATCATCTTGAAGATGGTTACAGATGGAGAAAATATGGGCAGAAAGCTGTTAAAAATAGCCCATATCCAAG GAGCTATTACCGTTGCACAAACAGCAAATGCACAGTGAAGAAAAGAGTTGAGCGTTCATCTGATGACCCTACAATTGTAATCACTACATATGAAGGCCAACACTGTCACCACACTGTAGGGTTTCCAAGAGGACTAATGACTCATCATGAAACTGCATATGCAAGACAATTAGCCCCTACTTCTTCAGCCTTGCAGCCACTCAACTATTCTAGACCACATTTCCCTAATCTAGTGGATGTTGTTCGTGCCTCACAATCAAGACCACAATTACTACTATCAAATGAATCAAAAGATCACAATATACCTCATAAACTACCTCAATCATCCTCTCAAGATTCTCATGTAGATCAAGGATTACTTGGTGATATTGTGCCTCCCAGAATGCGCAACCAATGA